The DNA window GGGCCATATATAAGAACTGGTCATCGGAATGGAACAGGGAGACCCCCTCTGAAGTTAGGCATCAATATGAGATGGTGGAAGTTATGATGGattatgatgaagaagatggagTGCATGAGTCCACTGGTGAAAGTAGATGGTTACAGGACTGTGTATGGGAGGAACCTAGATAAGGGTTCCATTTGTTGGGTTTTGAAGAAGGAAATGTTGAGATTCTCACATCGTGTTCCTTGTTGGCGAATTAGAGGTGGAGAAAGGACTGATGATCTTCCAGAATGCTGTTGGGATCTGGATCCTTCAACAGCagcaagaacaagaagaagctgAAGCTGGGAAACATAAAGTGATATCTTAACTTACATTCCATCCCCCAATTGAAAAGATTATGAACtgtttgttgtttcttatgATTGTTGTTTCTTATGATTGTTTGTTCCTGACTGTGTACTTGAGTGATTACAAATGGATTGCCAAAACTATTATAGGCTGTTtcattgttgttgatgatgttttTGATTTTGACATGTGAGAATTATTCTACATGTCAAATTAAAGTTGAATAGTGGGTTAATTtcttgtttaatattaattaatttatattttctaacaaaaattgtattaacatttatgttggtaaaaatatttcttaaaaatatttaaaattattatttcaacataattttattaatttataaattaatttttctttttatattttactgatTTAATTAACCATATATTCTACAACATTTTTACAATAGTTtcatatatcttaataataaatatagtaatttcaaatgtacatattttataatacataacaattatatattttaaatattcacaattaatttacaaacttaTCTTGCAAGACCATTTGCAATTAAtaggtattttttaaataatttatacatttaatttacttgctatatattttgtcatatatataaaatttatatcttaaattttaacaataattttagcCATTTAATAACATGATTTGCAATAACTTTACAatgtatatttaagtttttttttcaattagtttattaatagtatttgttagtaatagaaaatatgtattttttaaatttagattaatgGATGGTTTCTCGGGATATAATCAGGTCCTGATGGCGCCTGAAAACAATGAGAAAACTACTTTCATCATAGAGGTCGGTGTCTTTTGCAATAAAGTGATGCCCTTTGGACTGAAGAACAATAGAGCTACGTATCAGAAAGCAACCATAATTCACAACTATTCTCCACGACATAATCCACAAGAAAGTCAAGGTCTACATTGACGATATCATTGTCAAATCCAAGAATCGAGCTGAACATATCACGAACTTGGAGAAATTCCTTTAGAGGATTTGGAAATACCATCTCTGTTTAAATCAAATGAAGTGCACCTTCGATGTCACTACTAGTAAGATGATAATATTTCTGATTACTCAAAGAGGAATAGAAGTCGACTCTAGCAAGATTGTGGCCTTCACAGCCATGACATCACCCCGAAATGAGCGAGAGGTTCGAAGATTTTTggacaaaattcaatatattagtcTCTACAATAGTAAGCTCACTTACACTTGCGATCATCTATTCAAGCATCTTAAGAAGGGTCAAAAGTTGTTTGGAGTGATACTCATTAACATGTCCTCGAGAAGGTGAAGGCGTATTTGTAATCCCTTCCTATCCTCATGTCTTTAAGGCCAGGAGTTTCTTTGATTCTTCACTTCACTATCACTAAGTCATCCATGGGGAGCATTCTAGTCTAggagaatgaaatcaaagaagaggTGGCAATCTACTACATCAGCAAAATGATGACCGATTATGAGTTAAATGACTCTTCTATGGAGAAGGTCTATTGGGCACTAGCCTGGGTAACGAAGAGGTTGCGCCATTCATCAGCAAAATGATGACCACCGATTATGAGTTAAATTACTCTTTTGTGGAGAAGGTCTGTTGGGCCCTAGCCTGGGTAGAGAAGAGGTTGCACCATTATATACAAGCTTACCCAATCAAGCTAGTGTCAAGACTTGATCTCATTCGTTTCTTGTTTCAAAGAATCCCTCTTTTGCTGTGTTTGGCCAAATCGATGATGAGGATTTTTGAATATGATATCTCATATACCGTTCAGAAATTAATCAAAGGTAGTGTGGTAGATAATTTCCTTGATGATCAGCCAATTATTGTTGAAGATGATGACGAAGAGATGAAATAATCAGCACAGGGCTTGAATACGTGAATGTATGCTCAAAATGCCCTTAGTAAAGACTATGGTATTTTGTTTTCGTAATGCAAGAGTGATGAAAGAAGACTTTGATCTTTATGTCACGTGGTTAGCTCTAGACCGAAACATTTTCAACGCATAAGACTTGCAAAATGTTCTTGACTGTCTCAACCAAGATGAATTTcaacttctttcttttttcctcAACACAGAGAATGTTGTCCAAAAAAGTCTCCCATTTTATACTTATCAAGTGACCAAATTTTGGACTTATGATAAGGACTTggtattcatttttttagaacCACCTTGAACCAAGTGTTTCTGAGTTTCATCTGCTCTCTTCActttttttagagagaaatcCTTGAAAAATCTAAGCTTTGATGAATTCATGCTCAGGGTATATATATGATAGAACCAGCACGCCTAGCGAGATTGTATAGCGgcaatttcaaattttcaatattttgatgaatactttgctcattgattttttttattattatcatcggTATATCTGACAAAATTTATACGCCTAGTGAGATTACCCAGCGGTGATTTCAAAGCCTCAAATTTTTGATGAATACTTTGTCCTTTGATTTTTTAGTATCATTGGTATATATGACCAAATCGATACGCCTAGCGAAATTTCTCAATGGTGATTTCAATGTCTCAACCTTCTGATGAATACTTTGCTcgttgattttttttgtttaaagtttCAAATCAATATCTcttttaaatacatttatttttgtgaaactAGACAATCCTCCTAATCCACTCAACTTTTAGGTTAGGTTCGGGTTCTGTTGTGTCTCGACGTGtttggaaatatttttaaacaatcgCAAGATATCTTGAAGGAAATGAACTAACAAAACTTCATCGTGAGTCTTTTTAAAAAGACTTCGAACCCACTTTCGAAGCCAGTCCCTAGTTAAGAATTGGTCATAACCCTTACTCATTTTATAATGTCCTTGTCGGTTCATGACAACAAAGATAAGAATTTTCTGAACACCAAggataaaaatgttttgaatgattttgaCCGAACCTATTTGATAGGCTGTCTACCTATCCCCTAAAATGGGGAATCGGGTCCAAAGGAAGTTCAATGTTCTTCTTTCAATACCGAGAGTAATGAATTGAAAGGAAAATGGAAGAAATTCCCTCAGTGTGCTTGTTAATAAGTCTTCAACATGACTTTGTTTTTAGAAACTTGACCTTTACAACAGTTCTGGTTGAATCTTGCAGGAGAATGAATCATCTATTTTTCAACCCCTATTGTGGAAGATAGAATAGAGAATGTGAGGAATATTTATTTCTGAGTTTGGGgcttaatttaaaacacaatgtTAGGGCGGGTCCTGATAATTGGAAGTATTAGAAGGTAGGTAGGCCTTAGAAGATTATGGAAGGAATATTACAATTACAGTTCTAAATTtctttcatatttcaaataactcatatgtttattattaattttatttttctgggTTTGTAGGTTTAACTGAAACATCCAATGAAGATGTTCATAGTGATGTAGAGGACACTGACACACTTGTTCCTCAGTCTCGTCAGGTTGGTTAAAAAGTATCTGattgtttcattattttaaataatacaaatcatAGGATCTGTAATATGCTATTCCAGAGATTGTCATATAGTTGCTTACCAATAAAAGGTCGGAAATAAAGAAAACTGTAGATTTGGAGCTCCTATTGTTGTTATGTGACTATCCCTTTATATAGTACTTcctttgaaaataaaaatagagttaGTTATATTACTTGTATAATAGAATTCTATAGCTTTGGTTGTTCATAGAATTACTCACTTTCTGTTAGGAaacatcttttaattttttgataCAAACATGTTATGTGGACAATGATGTGAGGTGGGATTTAATTGATTGTATCTTGTATTTGTAAAGGGTGAGGGTTTATCTTATTGGCTCTATATTTATCTTCATTCTTTTCTTTTGGATCTGATTGATGAGTCTATTTCAAAATGGGTATTTTGTTACATAGACTCTCtcagaaatgatttttttcgaAATATGATCTAAATGAAGTGTAAACCattgtaaatatttcttttgatGATCATATGTTAAGTTGTAATAGTTTAAGGGtatttactaattaactattttGAATTCAACAGGTAAATAAGATTGAAGTCAACTATGACAAAACATCTAAACATGTGGATGTTCAGgcattaaaagaaattatttagaaCCACTTACAAGCATACAAGGAAATGGCCATACAAGTAAGTGAAAATCATATGAAGAAAAAATGTATGTTTTCTTCATGACTAGTTGTTTTTTGTTTTGGATGGTTTTATGAACAATAATTATAGGATGAACAACAATTACCTCTTCTTCCTCTACCGTAGAATTACAGTATTATTCGATTAATAATTACAGTATCATTCAATCATTTGAACTAACCATATAATGATTGGAGATGTTTTTCCAAAGAATTGAAACACCATCTAATAAGATTGGTCAAGGTAAATTATTTaacattcataatatttaatgtttttatatagtTTTGCTTCTTTTAGGTTATCTTGTATGTTCTGCCACTGGTTATACCTCGAGCATGCCATATGGTGTCATCCTACCGGAACTGTTCACACAGAAATACCCGAACGATGCCAATATGTACTTAGAAAATTTAAGTTCCTACATTGAATTAGGACTTGAGTGTATTGGTATTTTGTTAAtgtgcattttttatttttgtatgcgagtgtattagtatttttttcttttgagtttttctttTGTTGTGAATATTTATAACACACCATATTAGAACTTGAACATGTATGTTTTTATGGATTTTACTGTTTCTTCGGCTAATTTCGAAAAGAAAATGGATTAATAAAATTTGCCCCatcttttagaaaaataatcttACAAAACTCAGACTGGAATTTGGAACTAGTAGTAATTTTAGATGCAAACATAAAGCAATATAAAATAGAAAGATGGTTATTTAGTCTCATTTTGTTTTGGGAGttttgatgattaattttttgtgttaaacatgtaaatgAAGGGAATTTTGGATTAGTAAATGACAAAGCCAATCCGAAATAGTGATGGAAGAAGAATGATTACTTTTTGAAATAATCATCTTCAATTAGGGGAAGAGAACATAAACATAATGATGCATAGATTTGATTGTTTTCTGTTAAATCTAATATGTAAAAGAGCTTGACAAAAAAATTACAATGCTAACAAAATCTAAtaagatttaaatatattactctGAACAACAAATATTGGTGTCCTTGTGGTAGAATAATACCAAGTCACCTGAgtttgtctattttatttttttaaaaacacacTTTCCTCCTAAACCAAACTGTAATGCGTGAATAGATTATGAATAAATGTAAGTGGagacaaatatttgttatttctaGTTACTATGGTCTTCttatcaagtttattttatacattttcaaGTTCAAATGCTTAGAGATGCTTAGATATTGAGTTatgttgattattttgaaattggataaaagatgtatatacataggtacaaaaacaatatataaccAGAAGGCAATAACAACACAAATTATAACACAAGGAGAGGGTGGTCCTAGGAAACTATGtttttttaacacaaaaaatGGAAACCCtcatttattatcttaattagaTGATGTATGGCAGACCCTAGTAAGCCAATGGAAAAAAGAAGGCAATAACACTACAACTTATAACATAAGAAGATGGTGGTCCTAGGAAAGTATAacaatttaacacaaaaaaatggaaaactcaTTAGCCTCATTTAACATCTTTTATGTATGGCAGACCCCAGTAAGCCATTAGAAACAAGAAGGCGATAACAATACAACTTATAACATAAGGAGATGATGGTCCTAGAAAAGTATGTGCTTTTAACAAAAAGAAATGGAAGAACTCAGTAAGCTTCACTTTCATTCAAGAAGATGATGTATTGCAGACCCAAATCAGATAGAAAAGTATGTGCTTTTAACAAAAAGAAATGGAAGAACTCAGTAAGCTTCACTTTCATCCAAGAAGATGATGTATTGCAGACCCAAATCAGCTAGAAAAGTATGTGCTTTTAACAAAAAGAAATGGAAGAACTCAGTAAGCTTCACTTTCATCCAAGAAGATGATGTATTGCAGACCCAAATCAGACAATAGAAGTCAATTTCATCATCATTTTTCCATATAAATACACCCGAGAATTTAACCCAGGTCTGTACCGTGGCAGgatactattctaccactagaatACTGGTGCTTTTTGATACAACCAATATATTTAAGTCTTACATTTAATATTCTCTTATTAGATTTTGTAAACATTGTAATTTTTGGGTCAATCTCTTCCTACATCATAGACTTAATAGAAACAGTCAAATCTCTACATAATAGATTTTATTAACATTGAAGATGATTTATTTCGAGAAGTTCTCATTCTTCTTCCATCActattttagtaaattattgtatatattggTTTATAACACTAAAATGTTTTCTTAAATaagactttttttaataaacaacataatatcattaaataaaaatacccaGAAAGGGTAAGAGATTACAAAAGTTCAGAATTCAAATAGAACAAGTATTTGCCAAAAATGAAAGACtaacaagataaaaaaatagaCTAAACAACCGGTATGAGAACAGAAGTAAATGACACAAACAATGAAGCTTAGAACGGCTTGAAATCAGAAGTAATGGTGATTTTTCATATGCAATGCTCCATCTTTAACAAATCAACCAATTTTTTCCACAAGTCAGAATTTGCCTCCACGTTTGAATGAGTGAGTTTCCATCAAAGAtaatttaattccaaaaaaactCCACATCATTTTGAACTCTTGAAAATGTTTGCGGTTCCTCTCCatccaaatatgataaacaatgtttATAAAGAAACATATGAAGACATTTGAACTAAAGTTATTGCTCTTTGTCTTGATGATTGTCATTTCTTGATATCAATCCATGTTTATAGGAAGCTAAGAAGATTCATTGATGTGGAAACTTTGCCATAAAACAACGAAACAAATGGGAAGTCCCCAAAGAGATGGTCAATGATCTCCTCATTTCCCATACAAAGAAGGCTACTGGTATTCAGgatattcatatacttcttaattcCAAGAAAGCTAATATCATCCctcaaaatatatgtttatgaaAATTGCTTTTCCCACCCCCTCCCATATTCCCACCCCGCACCACTCCTTAATTAActccaaaattacttatttatcctatcatttttatatatttacctttctcatttattttacttattttattttatttaattattaatattaagaaattaaaagataaaaattctaaaagatatataattaattttaaatattatatattaataataaaattataataaattaattaaaataaaataataattttatataaaataaatattttaaaaagttaa is part of the Impatiens glandulifera chromosome 1, dImpGla2.1, whole genome shotgun sequence genome and encodes:
- the LOC124926939 gene encoding uncharacterized protein LOC124926939; protein product: MNSKTDVEFGSVNWIESGFTKSCGNFRTTNIDVVEEVDIFSHVLCREKIKWGGCLRIYPRGGDIWAIYKNWSSEWNRETPSEVRHQYEMVEVMMDYDEEDGVHESTGEKVEKGLMIFQNAVGIWILQQQQEQEEAEAGKHKVIS